The Deltaproteobacteria bacterium genome includes a window with the following:
- a CDS encoding DEAD/DEAH box helicase family protein — protein MKFTLKDYQRDAVRDVLNHLRKARSRWHGESDKTAFSLTAVTGAGKTVMAAAAFEALFYGDDEFDFEADPSAVVIWFSDDPSLNEQTRFRLMEASDRIKYTDMVVVENTFNRPRFEAGKIYFLNTQKLSKNSLLVRGHDLEELEARAGALLPAIRPDLRAYTIWDTIQNTIDDPDLTLYLVLDEAHRGMGNATIKEKNTIVQRLINGSGSVTGIPVIWGISATVERFNKAIESAGKHSKLPNVVVDAVKVQESGLIKDTILLDIPTETGDFDTVLVRRATDKLKESTVAWYEYAKQQEEARVVVPLMVLQVPNTPDPNEIGRALETIFERYPELPAASVAHVFGEHSTQRFGTRDVPYIEPQRVQDSIWVRVLIAKDAISTGWDCPRAEVMVSFRAASDRTHITQLLGRMVRSPLARRIPGNDRLNAVDCLLPKFNRKAVEEVVDVLMKGDDSAPPSGRILIEYVEVKPHPDASAVVWEAFESLPSQTRPQRGAKPAKRLTALAHELASDGILADAGKLAHGVMHKALDAFQETQKEKIEAKRKSVLTVDGETVVTDMKGKAKTFDEFWEDADVAVVDDAFRRAARIFSPDIARTYVEHLAKQIANVDDDPEEFLEAITEARVTVAGLGLVTEIQPYFDAEADKLAKAWLRTYGPQIKKLSDDRKESYRQIVEMSTEPQNVDLAKPESRYEATKARENDQIITLPTWQRHLLADKDGKYPAELNDWERTVVETESNRAGFRFWYRNPQQPGQSSLGIAYVEDEQFKIVRPDFIFFAEQDGKVVADLVDPHGLHLADALPKLQGLAAYAQEHSSFYRRIESVAEVGGKLRVLDLTRADVRQAVMKASGAKSLFEGLLAADYA, from the coding sequence ATGAAGTTTACCCTCAAGGATTATCAGCGCGACGCCGTGCGCGATGTCCTCAATCATCTTCGAAAAGCACGCAGCCGATGGCATGGCGAGTCCGATAAGACGGCATTTTCTCTGACTGCGGTCACTGGTGCGGGTAAAACCGTGATGGCGGCCGCTGCGTTCGAGGCGCTGTTTTACGGCGACGACGAATTCGATTTTGAGGCCGACCCCAGCGCTGTGGTGATCTGGTTCAGCGATGATCCGTCATTGAACGAGCAGACCCGCTTCCGCCTGATGGAAGCCAGCGACCGCATCAAATACACCGATATGGTTGTGGTGGAAAATACCTTTAATCGCCCTAGATTTGAGGCCGGTAAAATCTATTTTCTCAACACCCAGAAGTTAAGCAAGAATAGTCTGCTGGTACGCGGCCATGATCTTGAGGAATTGGAGGCCAGGGCGGGGGCATTGCTACCGGCGATCCGCCCCGACCTTCGTGCCTACACCATATGGGACACGATTCAGAACACCATCGACGATCCGGATTTGACCTTGTACCTGGTGCTGGACGAAGCGCACCGTGGCATGGGCAATGCGACGATTAAGGAAAAAAACACCATCGTACAGCGCCTGATCAACGGCTCTGGCAGTGTGACCGGCATACCGGTGATATGGGGAATTTCGGCGACGGTGGAGCGTTTCAACAAGGCCATTGAGTCCGCGGGTAAGCACAGCAAGCTGCCAAACGTGGTAGTGGATGCGGTGAAAGTGCAGGAATCCGGCCTTATCAAAGACACCATATTGCTGGACATTCCCACAGAGACCGGTGATTTCGATACCGTACTGGTGCGGCGTGCTACGGATAAGCTGAAGGAATCAACTGTCGCCTGGTACGAATACGCCAAGCAGCAAGAAGAAGCGCGCGTCGTTGTGCCTTTGATGGTGTTGCAAGTTCCCAATACACCTGACCCGAACGAGATTGGGCGGGCACTGGAAACCATCTTCGAGCGCTATCCCGAATTGCCGGCTGCTAGCGTGGCGCACGTTTTTGGCGAACACAGCACGCAACGATTCGGAACTCGCGACGTACCTTACATCGAGCCGCAACGCGTTCAGGACTCCATCTGGGTGCGTGTGTTGATCGCCAAGGATGCCATCAGCACTGGTTGGGACTGCCCTCGCGCTGAAGTGATGGTGTCCTTCCGCGCCGCCAGCGATCGGACCCACATCACCCAATTGCTGGGGCGGATGGTGCGCTCGCCGTTGGCTCGCCGCATTCCAGGCAACGACCGACTGAATGCAGTGGATTGTTTGCTGCCGAAATTCAACCGCAAAGCGGTCGAAGAAGTTGTCGATGTCTTGATGAAGGGTGATGATTCGGCCCCGCCTTCCGGTCGCATTCTCATCGAATATGTGGAGGTGAAGCCCCACCCGGACGCGTCAGCAGTGGTTTGGGAGGCTTTCGAATCCTTGCCATCGCAAACCCGCCCGCAGCGTGGCGCGAAACCGGCAAAACGCTTGACGGCATTGGCTCACGAGTTGGCATCTGACGGTATCCTTGCTGATGCGGGCAAGCTGGCCCATGGGGTGATGCACAAGGCTCTAGACGCATTTCAGGAGACTCAGAAAGAAAAGATCGAGGCCAAGCGCAAGTCAGTGTTGACAGTGGATGGCGAGACGGTCGTCACTGATATGAAAGGCAAGGCGAAAACTTTCGACGAATTCTGGGAGGATGCAGATGTCGCAGTGGTTGACGATGCCTTCAGGCGCGCGGCGCGAATTTTCAGTCCGGACATCGCACGTACCTACGTCGAGCATTTGGCGAAACAGATCGCTAACGTGGACGATGATCCAGAAGAGTTTCTTGAGGCCATCACCGAGGCTCGTGTCACTGTCGCGGGTTTAGGTTTGGTTACCGAGATTCAACCATACTTCGATGCCGAAGCCGACAAGCTTGCAAAGGCATGGCTGAGGACTTATGGGCCGCAGATCAAGAAGCTTTCGGACGACCGCAAGGAATCCTACCGGCAGATTGTGGAGATGAGCACCGAGCCGCAGAATGTGGATTTGGCCAAGCCTGAATCTCGCTATGAGGCCACCAAGGCACGTGAAAACGACCAGATAATTACGCTCCCAACCTGGCAGCGCCATCTGCTTGCCGACAAGGACGGCAAATACCCAGCCGAGTTGAATGATTGGGAGCGCACCGTTGTTGAGACCGAGTCCAATCGCGCCGGTTTCCGTTTCTGGTATCGCAATCCGCAGCAGCCGGGGCAATCCTCGCTGGGGATCGCCTACGTCGAAGATGAACAGTTCAAGATCGTCCGCCCGGATTTCATTTTCTTTGCTGAGCAGGATGGCAAGGTGGTTGCGGATTTAGTCGATCCGCATGGACTGCATCTGGCTGATGCGCTGCCCAAGCTTCAGGGGCTGGCTGCCTATGCACAGGAACACTCAAGCTTTTACCGTCGTATCGAATCGGTTGCTGAAGTTGGCGGCAAGTTGCGTGTGCTGGATCTGACCCGTGCCGATGTTCGTCAGGCGGTAATGAAAGCGTCGGGCGCAAAGAGCTTGTTCGAAGGCTTATTGGCTGCTGACTATGCATGA
- a CDS encoding site-specific DNA-methyltransferase, whose translation MSRLTDLLARAKSKDAQLGADLEREFKALSSRLPFGLNFERHCPEAVELPLRPVRKGDKVRVLPERGSVKKGDKRLWQVKVINKAKNLADLELLDTTETETQSVSLEDLVVVAEFRDTIYPGLVSTGKVTRGGDKPFHTVINGENYHVLKALTYTHPGKVDAIYIDPPYNTGAKDWKYNNDYVEGDDQYRHSKWLAMMERRLEVAKVLLNPADSVLIVTIDEKEYLRLGLLLEQIFPEARIQMISSVINPKGVPRDGFSRVDEYIFVAQFGSSRIVGDIKEGSGGTEVRWRGLTRTGANGVRSKSPGAFYPIYFNRAGKIVEVGDALPIEQDVNSVAPQKGLIAVWPTPRPDGEDGRWSVIPERLRELIKIGAVKVGRVNFTEGQFPIFYLTSEQLSAIEAGELEVRGKTSDGVLQVYYPEEGGRVSAPRTLWDNVSHSASEHGSGLLKTLLPGRKFPYPKSLYAVEDVLRLSVRGKLKAIILDFFSGSGTTAHAVMRLNRQDGGHRQCISVTNNEVAADEQRALREKGLRPGDAEWERYGICDYITKPRVAAAITGKTPGGEPIKSDYKFTDEFPMAEGFEENAEFFTLTYEARNAVNHNLAYARIAPMLWLRAGAQGRRIDKLPAGGWAVVDTYGLLSEVDQATPFVQAVKQSSGLRIAYIVTDDDRRFQSIAKRLPEGVEPVRLYESYLSNFSFVNGE comes from the coding sequence GTGTCTCGACTCACTGATCTACTCGCCCGAGCCAAGTCGAAGGACGCACAACTGGGTGCGGATTTGGAGCGTGAGTTCAAGGCGCTTTCCTCCCGGCTGCCATTTGGCCTGAACTTTGAGCGTCACTGCCCGGAGGCCGTCGAGTTGCCGCTGCGTCCGGTTCGCAAGGGCGATAAAGTGCGCGTGCTGCCGGAGCGCGGCTCGGTCAAAAAAGGCGACAAACGCCTGTGGCAGGTTAAGGTCATCAATAAAGCCAAGAATCTGGCCGACTTGGAATTGCTGGACACAACAGAAACCGAGACACAATCGGTATCACTGGAAGATCTGGTCGTGGTGGCTGAATTCCGCGACACGATCTATCCCGGTTTGGTCAGCACCGGCAAGGTTACGCGCGGCGGCGACAAGCCGTTCCACACCGTCATCAATGGCGAGAACTATCACGTACTGAAGGCGCTGACCTACACGCACCCGGGCAAGGTGGACGCTATCTACATTGACCCGCCCTACAACACCGGCGCGAAGGACTGGAAATACAACAACGACTACGTCGAGGGCGATGACCAGTACCGCCACAGCAAATGGCTGGCGATGATGGAGCGACGTTTGGAGGTTGCCAAGGTGCTGCTGAATCCGGCGGATTCGGTGCTGATAGTGACCATTGACGAAAAGGAATATCTGCGTTTGGGGTTACTGCTGGAGCAGATATTTCCGGAAGCACGAATTCAAATGATTTCGTCGGTTATCAACCCGAAAGGAGTACCACGCGATGGATTTTCGCGTGTGGACGAGTACATCTTCGTTGCACAGTTTGGCTCCTCTAGAATTGTAGGGGATATCAAAGAAGGAAGTGGTGGAACAGAGGTTCGGTGGCGAGGTTTGACGAGAACGGGCGCGAACGGCGTCCGAAGTAAATCGCCGGGTGCCTTCTATCCGATCTACTTCAATAGAGCAGGCAAAATTGTTGAAGTTGGCGATGCTTTGCCAATAGAACAAGACGTAAACTCTGTGGCCCCACAAAAAGGGCTCATTGCCGTGTGGCCCACACCCCGTCCTGATGGTGAAGATGGGAGATGGTCAGTCATTCCCGAAAGATTGAGGGAGTTGATCAAAATCGGGGCAGTTAAAGTTGGGAGAGTAAACTTTACTGAAGGGCAGTTCCCGATATTCTACCTAACGTCCGAGCAGCTTTCAGCAATTGAAGCTGGCGAGTTGGAAGTACGAGGAAAGACGTCAGACGGTGTATTGCAAGTATACTATCCTGAGGAAGGAGGGCGAGTTTCGGCTCCTCGAACCCTGTGGGACAACGTAAGCCATAGTGCAAGTGAACATGGTTCTGGGCTACTTAAAACGCTGCTACCTGGACGCAAGTTTCCTTATCCAAAATCGCTTTATGCGGTTGAAGACGTGCTTCGCCTTTCCGTTCGAGGGAAACTCAAGGCTATCATCCTCGACTTCTTCTCTGGCTCCGGTACCACAGCCCACGCTGTGATGCGCCTGAACCGCCAGGATGGCGGTCACAGGCAGTGCATTTCCGTCACCAATAACGAGGTTGCCGCAGACGAACAGAGGGCACTACGTGAGAAGGGCCTGCGTCCCGGTGATGCCGAATGGGAAAGATATGGCATCTGCGACTACATCACCAAGCCGCGTGTCGCGGCGGCGATCACGGGCAAGACCCCGGGTGGTGAGCCAATCAAGAGCGATTATAAGTTCACCGACGAATTCCCGATGGCTGAAGGTTTTGAGGAAAACGCCGAGTTCTTCACCCTGACCTATGAGGCCCGGAACGCTGTTAACCACAATCTGGCGTATGCGCGCATCGCGCCCATGCTTTGGCTGCGGGCTGGTGCCCAAGGCCGACGCATTGACAAATTACCTGCCGGGGGCTGGGCGGTGGTGGACACCTATGGTCTGTTGAGCGAGGTCGATCAAGCCACTCCGTTCGTTCAAGCGGTGAAACAATCCAGCGGCCTGCGCATCGCCTACATTGTCACGGACGACGACCGGCGTTTCCAGTCCATTGCCAAGCGTTTGCCCGAGGGGGTGGAACCGGTGCGCCTGTATGAGTCCTACCTGTCCAATTTCAGCTTCGTGAACGGGGAATAA
- a CDS encoding ADP-ribosylglycohydrolase family protein — MLRNEFYRKGGPRGSGGHAEIDKEAEKCIYGILFSDYADNGFGYTGEELGAKKTPADDKQHCWLVDPNDGTSAFLKNHRGSAVSIALLRAGEPVLGVIYAFCAPDDQGDLFAWAEGFGPLRRNGQPVIRQWADELSRESTILVSQDADKNSMANAEVAAPARFRTVPGIAYRLALVAAGEGDAAVSLNGPVGWDYAAGHALIRAAGGELINAGGKPVTYSVTGGSSCGGRCFGGGEKYLQKLAGKPWERVFAKPSALNDVYPLIRPEKGKVYRETAPVQLARAQGCLLGQFAGDALGSLVEFKGPESITKLYPDGPRELLEGGTWVTLAGQPTDDSEMALMLARSIVESGTYSRATAARAYAHWYNTKPFDIGNTTAKALALAARALRDGGDPEAEALQSATPHSQANGGLMRISPLGVVAAAADTDAPLKWAGEDAELTHPNPVCVHANRLFAFAIREAIRGSAANVVFDRCGQYAAEQELSPEIIRTLQAASEGPPDDFLHQQGWVLIALQNAFYQLLHAPSFEAGVIDTVRRGGDTDTNAAICGALLGAVYGREAVPAQWRDRILTCRPIDGLSRIHRPRPCEFWPVDALELAERLLWIGSSLNTLKSHQSRID, encoded by the coding sequence ATGCTCAGAAACGAGTTCTACCGGAAGGGCGGTCCGCGAGGTTCCGGCGGTCACGCCGAGATCGATAAGGAGGCCGAGAAGTGTATCTACGGCATCCTGTTCTCCGATTACGCTGATAACGGGTTCGGCTACACCGGCGAGGAGCTTGGTGCAAAGAAAACGCCCGCAGACGACAAGCAGCACTGCTGGCTGGTGGACCCGAACGACGGCACGAGCGCCTTTCTGAAGAACCACCGGGGCTCGGCGGTATCGATCGCGCTGCTCCGGGCAGGCGAGCCGGTGCTAGGCGTCATCTACGCATTCTGTGCCCCGGACGATCAGGGAGACCTGTTCGCCTGGGCGGAAGGCTTCGGGCCGCTGCGCCGGAACGGCCAGCCGGTGATCCGCCAGTGGGCGGATGAACTCAGCCGGGAGTCGACCATTCTTGTTTCCCAGGACGCCGACAAGAACTCGATGGCCAATGCGGAAGTTGCCGCTCCGGCGCGGTTCCGGACAGTCCCCGGAATCGCCTACCGGCTGGCGCTGGTTGCGGCCGGAGAGGGCGACGCGGCGGTTTCGCTCAACGGGCCGGTCGGATGGGACTACGCGGCGGGGCACGCGCTTATTCGTGCCGCAGGCGGCGAGCTGATCAATGCTGGCGGCAAGCCTGTTACCTATTCCGTCACAGGCGGCAGCAGTTGCGGAGGCCGGTGTTTCGGCGGCGGGGAGAAATACCTTCAGAAACTGGCCGGCAAACCGTGGGAGCGGGTATTTGCCAAACCATCGGCACTGAACGACGTGTATCCCCTGATCCGGCCTGAAAAAGGGAAAGTGTACCGGGAGACTGCTCCCGTACAGCTCGCCCGCGCTCAGGGTTGCCTTCTTGGTCAGTTCGCCGGCGATGCGCTCGGAAGTCTCGTCGAGTTCAAGGGGCCGGAAAGCATCACGAAGTTGTACCCGGACGGTCCCCGGGAGCTGCTTGAAGGCGGAACCTGGGTGACGCTCGCGGGACAGCCGACGGACGATTCAGAAATGGCGCTGATGCTGGCGCGCTCGATTGTGGAGAGCGGGACATATTCGCGGGCAACAGCGGCGCGTGCATATGCTCACTGGTACAATACCAAGCCGTTCGATATCGGTAATACCACGGCGAAGGCTCTGGCGCTGGCCGCACGGGCGCTCCGTGACGGCGGCGACCCTGAGGCGGAGGCGCTCCAGTCGGCCACCCCTCATTCGCAGGCGAATGGCGGGCTCATGCGGATCAGTCCCCTGGGAGTTGTCGCGGCAGCGGCAGATACCGATGCTCCGCTCAAGTGGGCGGGCGAAGACGCGGAATTAACCCATCCGAATCCGGTCTGTGTCCACGCGAACCGCCTCTTTGCCTTTGCGATCCGCGAGGCGATCCGGGGCAGTGCGGCGAACGTCGTGTTCGACCGGTGCGGGCAGTACGCCGCTGAGCAGGAGTTGTCGCCGGAGATCATTCGCACTCTCCAGGCCGCGAGCGAGGGACCACCGGACGACTTTCTGCACCAGCAGGGCTGGGTGCTGATCGCGCTGCAGAATGCCTTTTACCAGTTATTGCACGCGCCGTCGTTCGAGGCGGGTGTGATCGACACCGTCCGCCGGGGCGGCGACACCGACACCAACGCCGCGATCTGCGGCGCGCTGCTTGGGGCGGTCTACGGCCGCGAGGCCGTCCCCGCACAGTGGCGTGACCGGATCCTCACTTGCAGGCCGATCGATGGACTGAGCCGGATTCATCGTCCGCGTCCATGCGAATTCTGGCCCGTGGACGCTCTTGAGCTGGCCGAGCGGTTGTTGTGGATCGGTAGCAGTCTCAATACACTGAAGTCCCATCAGAGCCGAATTGACTGA
- a CDS encoding GIY-YIG nuclease family protein, with amino-acid sequence MKNSGFWVRMFMPDGDPDGLKTVEKSNWSGLGLLIPRPLYPNASGRKECSSPGVYLLVGPSSDSQMQQIYVGEGDPVRERLNKHIKEKDFWTTAVVFTSLSQGLNKAHIQYLEARLLELSKQAKKCVIDNGNSPQRPSLSEPDEAQAEAFLENTLLCLSALGYSFFQIPSAGGSSVADYVLNGRGIQAKGYVSSAGFVVRSGSYAAKTQTDSLHGYLSELRASLILQGVLAEKGEKYELIQDYEFGSPSTAAGVMLGRVSNGRADWKTEDGKTLGAVEEGKVTS; translated from the coding sequence ATGAAAAACTCGGGTTTCTGGGTGCGTATGTTTATGCCGGATGGTGATCCGGATGGACTAAAAACGGTAGAAAAATCTAATTGGTCAGGTCTCGGGCTTTTGATCCCTAGACCGCTGTATCCGAATGCTAGTGGTCGAAAGGAATGCAGCTCACCAGGTGTTTACTTGCTTGTGGGACCAAGTAGTGATTCACAAATGCAGCAAATCTATGTTGGCGAGGGAGACCCAGTCAGAGAGCGTTTAAATAAACATATCAAAGAAAAGGACTTCTGGACAACCGCTGTCGTATTTACAAGCTTGAGCCAAGGGTTAAACAAAGCACATATTCAATATCTTGAGGCGCGGCTACTTGAGCTTTCGAAGCAGGCTAAGAAATGTGTAATTGACAATGGTAACTCTCCGCAGCGGCCATCACTCTCGGAGCCTGATGAAGCTCAAGCAGAAGCATTCTTAGAAAATACCCTCTTGTGTTTATCCGCACTCGGATACAGTTTTTTCCAGATCCCATCGGCTGGAGGATCTTCTGTGGCCGATTATGTGCTTAATGGCCGAGGTATCCAGGCAAAGGGGTATGTATCATCGGCAGGGTTCGTTGTTCGAAGCGGATCATACGCAGCAAAAACTCAAACGGATTCGTTGCATGGGTATTTGTCAGAGCTTCGGGCATCGTTGATTTTGCAGGGGGTGTTGGCTGAAAAGGGTGAAAAATATGAGTTGATACAAGATTATGAGTTTGGTTCCCCATCAACTGCAGCCGGTGTGATGCTCGGGCGTGTTTCAAATGGTCGCGCTGACTGGAAGACTGAGGATGGTAAGACCTTAGGGGCGGTAGAAGAAGGGAAAGTCACTTCTTAG